Part of the Vigna radiata var. radiata cultivar VC1973A chromosome 11, Vradiata_ver6, whole genome shotgun sequence genome is shown below.
AGAAATTTCGAAGGTGTGGTAAGTAAATTATCTACCAAGTTGTTGGACCAAAGTGGATTTCGTCTGGGCTGAGGCCATTTCTCTTGGGCGGGGTCTGTGAGGAAACAGAAGAAgctatttttcttaaaaaagtttagggttttctatcttctttttctaatttgaagtacaaaattgtgaatttttctaattaatttttttcattacttatttaaaatattgcaACGGTTTACCGTTGAATTCTGtatgtattaatatataaaatataataaatatataaattgtttgtAAAAATTTGAAACGGGAGGGTATTTTGGTAAATCGAAGGAGATATTGGCGAAGGAGAAGAAGTATAGAAAGTGTGAGAGTGTATTATCTTGTTGgtttctgtgtttgtgtgtgggtAGATAGTGTGGCTATGGCTGTGGCTATGTCTCTGTCTTTCGGGCTCTTGTCTTCCTCCGTTCTCCTTCCAGAGGCCCACACGCTGAGCTTCACGAGGCCTTCGCGTTCTGCTTCTGCTTCTCCACTGCGCATGGTTCGAACCGTTATCTCTTGCAAGGTCTCTCAGTCCGACCAAGGAACCCGCAAAATCCGTGGCATCATGAAACCCCGTGATGTCACCCCTGAAATGGCAGCCCTCGTCGGCGCTCAACAGATTTCCAGAACCCAAGCCCTCAAACTCATTTGGGCTTATATCAAGGCCAACAATCTTCAGGTCCCCATCTTCCCTCCTTTTCCAAATACCTAATCTATTCTCTGCTATTCTTCAccgtcaattttttttctcttcttttagggtttgcttcattctttttttaatgGGGATTTTGACTTTTCATTTC
Proteins encoded:
- the LOC106777012 gene encoding upstream activation factor subunit UAF30 gives rise to the protein MAVAMSLSFGLLSSSVLLPEAHTLSFTRPSRSASASPLRMVRTVISCKVSQSDQGTRKIRGIMKPRDVTPEMAALVGAQQISRTQALKLIWAYIKANNLQDPEDKRTIICDEKLKKIFEERDRVGMLEVARLISPHFLKTEV